A single Lolium perenne isolate Kyuss_39 chromosome 6, Kyuss_2.0, whole genome shotgun sequence DNA region contains:
- the LOC127306497 gene encoding uncharacterized protein isoform X2, with product MDSAGGGGGAKAASGSAPSAAAAAPNPTAMLSALMSKRAKLQEEVRSIERQVYDMETTYLQESNQFGSVLKGFESFLSSSKNTSNLKRSRKFQPDERLFSLSSVTSPAVEEQLAAREDGREYGTGRSKGASTPANGQGKPKKGGRPGGRDGKRIRPSNDPDMDDEDDY from the exons ATGGACTCAGCGGGCGGAGGAGGGGGAGCGAAGGCCGCGTCGGGCTCCGcgccgtcggcggcggcggcggccccgaACCCCACGGCGATGCTCTCGGCCCTGATGAGCAAGCGCGCCAAGCTCCAGGAGGAGGTCCGCTCCATCGAGCGGCAG GTTTATGATATGGAGACCACCTACCTACAAGAGTCTAATCAATTTGGAAGCGTGCTGAAGGGTTTTGAATCATTCTTGTCATCGTCAAAAAACACTTCTAA CCTCAAGCGGTCCAGGAAGTTTCAGCCTGATGAGCGGCTATTCTCTCTGTCATCAGTTACCTCTCCAGCG GTTGAGGAACAACTAGCTGCACGAGAAG ATGGAAGAGAATATGGGACAGGTCGCTCGAAGGGCGCAAGCACTCCTGCTAATGGCCA AGGGAAACCAAAGAAAGGAGGGCGTCCTGGAGGGAGGGATGGCAAGAGAATACGTCCATCTAACGATCCAGACATGGATGACGAAGATGACTACTAA
- the LOC127306497 gene encoding uncharacterized protein isoform X1 has translation MDSAGGGGGAKAASGSAPSAAAAAPNPTAMLSALMSKRAKLQEEVRSIERQVYDMETTYLQESNQFGSVLKGFESFLSSSKNTSNLKRSRKFQPDERLFSLSSVTSPAVEEQLAAREADGREYGTGRSKGASTPANGQGKPKKGGRPGGRDGKRIRPSNDPDMDDEDDY, from the exons ATGGACTCAGCGGGCGGAGGAGGGGGAGCGAAGGCCGCGTCGGGCTCCGcgccgtcggcggcggcggcggccccgaACCCCACGGCGATGCTCTCGGCCCTGATGAGCAAGCGCGCCAAGCTCCAGGAGGAGGTCCGCTCCATCGAGCGGCAG GTTTATGATATGGAGACCACCTACCTACAAGAGTCTAATCAATTTGGAAGCGTGCTGAAGGGTTTTGAATCATTCTTGTCATCGTCAAAAAACACTTCTAA CCTCAAGCGGTCCAGGAAGTTTCAGCCTGATGAGCGGCTATTCTCTCTGTCATCAGTTACCTCTCCAGCG GTTGAGGAACAACTAGCTGCACGAGAAG CAGATGGAAGAGAATATGGGACAGGTCGCTCGAAGGGCGCAAGCACTCCTGCTAATGGCCA AGGGAAACCAAAGAAAGGAGGGCGTCCTGGAGGGAGGGATGGCAAGAGAATACGTCCATCTAACGATCCAGACATGGATGACGAAGATGACTACTAA
- the LOC127306495 gene encoding uncharacterized protein, with protein MRRLLRPARAAATVAAAGAVAVSLADVAYADGVFSFRRQPAGPPPPPPPPAAPPAPNAAPADDSFGFSGGFDAAELQRGADALRKINASPYAKLLFQLMGKQEESRMAEMEAERAQYEVYQKHQDIERNRKFGEDYRENLKQQLQVEAQRLRYEDELARKRKQEEREVLRRQDAELVKMQQIAAEKRERARRETEQKILAEQLQAEREKAEIVRKTIHANAMSDAEAVALEKKLTEEYEKKMLLEYMNGEKEKWLAAINTTFSHIEGGLRTLLTDRSKLVMGVAGVTALAAGVYTTREGARVTWGYVNRILGQPSLIRESSMRKFPLPGLKAIKSSSASLSEGAGFENVILHPALKRRIEHLARATANTKSHDAPFRNMLFYGHPGTGKTLVAKEMARKSGLDYAMMTGGDVVPLGSVAVTKIHEIFDWSKKSRKGMLLFIDEADAFLCERNSTQMSEAQRSALNALLFRTGDQSRDIVLVLATNRPGDLDAAITDRMDEVIEFPLPGEEERFKLLKLYLKTYMFKEDAKRSSWRSLLKKQPQKIQVKDITDDLLRDAARKIDGFSGREITKLMASVQAAVYGSPDCILNPQLFNEVVGYKVAEHHQRMKLASEAAT; from the exons ATGCGCCGCCTACTCCGGCCGGCGAGAGCGGCGGCCACCGTGGCCGCCGCGGGCGCGGTAGCGGTGTCGCTCGCCGACGTCGCGTACGCGGACGGCGTCTTCTCCTTCCGCCGCCAGCCCGCcggtcctccccctcctcctccccctccggCAGCTCCCCCCGCCCCGAATGCCGCCCCCGCCGACGACTCCTTCGGGTTCAGCGGCGGGTTCGACGCCGCGGAGCTGCAGCGCGGGGCCGACGCGCTGCGCAAGATCAACGCCTCGCCGTACGCCAAGCTG CTGTTTCAGCTCATGGGGAAGCAGGAGGAGTCGCGCATGGCCGAGATGGAGGCCGAGAGGGCCCAGTACGAAGTCTACCAGAAGCACCAGGACATT GAGAGGAATAGGAAATTTGGTGAAGACTACAgagagaatctgaaacagcaactgCAAGTCGAGGCACAAAGGTTGCGCTACGAGGATGAGTTAGCTAGGAAAAGAAAGCAG GAAGAGCGTGAAGTTCTAAGGCGGCAGGACGCTGAACTTGTGAAGATGCAACAGATTGCTGCCGAAAAAAGAGAACGAGCCAGGCGTGAAACAGAACAGAAGATTTTAGCTGAGCAGCTGCAGGCCGAGAGAGAAAAGGCTGAAATTGTGCGCAAGACAATCCATGCCAATGCTATGTCGGACGCCGAAGCTGTTGCTCTTGAAAAAAAGCTGACAGAAGAATACGAGAAAAAAATGCTTTTGGAATACATGAATGGCGAAAAAGAGAAGTGGCTTGCTGCAATAAACACAACCTTTTCACATATAGAAG GTGGGTTAAGAACATTATTGACGGATAGGAGTAAACTAGTAATGGGTGTTGCAGGAGTCACTGCATTGGCGGCTGGAGTTTATACTACTAG GGAAGGAGCCAGGGTTACATGGGGTTATGTCAATAGAATTTTGGGTCAGCCTTCACTGATTCGTGAATCTTCAATGCGAAAGTTCCCATTGCCAGGACTTAAAGCTATTAAATCTAGCTCGGCATCTCTGTCGGAAGGGGCAGGCTTTGAGAATGTTATTCTTCACCCTGCGCTCAAACGGAGGATTGAACATCTTGCACGGGCAACTGCAAATACAAAATCTCATGATGCACCATTCCGCAATATGTTGTTCTATGGACATCCTGGAACTGGCAAAACTTTAGTAGCCAAGGAGATGGCTCGCAAATCT GGACTTGATTATGCAATGATGACAGGAGGAGATGTTGTACCCTTAGGATCAGTGGCTGTCACGAAAATCCATGAAATCTTTGATTGGTCTAAGAAGTCCCGAAAAGGGATGCTTCTTTTCATTGACGAGGCTGATGCATTCTTGTGCGA GCGTAACAGTACACAGATGAGTGAAGCTCAGCGGAGTGCTCTCAATGCGCTGTTGTTTCGAACGGGTGACCAATCAAGGGATATCGTTCTTGTCCTTGCAACAAACCGTCCAGGTGATCTTGATGCTGCTATTACTGACCGCATGGATGAGGTTATCGAGTTTCCCCTACCTGGGGAAGAGGAACGGTTTAAGTTGCTCAAGTTATACTTGAAAACCTATATGTTTAAGGAAGATGCCAAGCGTTCTTCTTGGCGTTCACTCCTGAAGAAGCAGCCACAGAAGATACAGGTAAAGGACATAACTGATGATCTACTCAGGGACGCTGCCCGCAAGATTGATGGCTTCTCTGGAAGAGAGATTACTAAGCTGATGGCCAGTGTGCAGGCTGCTGTCTACGGCAGTCCTGACTGTATATTGAATCCCCAGTTGTTTAACGAGGTTGTCGGATACAAGGTCGCTGAGCATCATCAGCGCATGAAGCTTGCTTCGGAGGCTGCAACTTGA
- the LOC127306496 gene encoding zinc-finger homeodomain protein 7-like has product MEYKRSSHVEEDEEDLEEEEEDEDEEEDEDDMEEEREGEMRSRQHHHHHHFATAPAPAMGAPQQQHLHGSQQVLAPSAAAAAPSPSSLADMAAFSRPLLPPNSSLVSSPPPGFLSPPAHLHPLQQHAHRRMVERERGRTVEAPPPREPERQHQQQHHHPHQQQRHQEPARNGVLPAAGTGATPPQAPALALATGGAAREHAAATGPPAAPEPLPWRYRECLRNHAARMGAHVLDGCGEFMPSQGESPAAALLCAACGCHRSFHRREPVLVASPTPSPASAVVSPSAAAAAPSSRPMPLLLAPPHMHKPRQHVAPLTSPMSAHVPASPKSAPAALAESSSEELRPHPPPPPPPPPYPQAAVGAGGSASAPPAPGKKRFRTKFTPEQKERMLDFAHRVGWRVQKPDGGAVDAFCAQVGVPRRVLKVWMHNNKHLAKTPPTTPSQPLPPQPHHHHHDPPPPPHHQHHHPHPAQPQHNHHHHQQQHDP; this is encoded by the coding sequence ATGGAGTACAAGAGATCGTCGCatgtggaggaggacgaagaggacctggaggaggaggaagaggacgaggacgaggaggaagatgaggatgacATGGAGGAGGAGCGGGAGGGCGAGATGAGAAGCCgtcaacatcatcaccatcaccacttcgCAACGGCaccggcgccggccatgggcgcgCCGCAGCAGCAGCACCTGCATGGATCCCAGCAGGTTCTTGCCCcgtctgctgctgctgctgcgccgTCCCCCAGCTCCTTGGCGGACATGGCCGCCTTCTCCAGGCCCCTCCTGCCTCCCAACTCCTCCCTCGTCTCCTCGCCGCCGCCCGGCTTCCTCTCGCCCCCTGCGCACCTCCACCCGCTCCAGCAGCACGCCCACCGGAGGATGGTGGAGCGGGAGCGGGGCAGGACGGTGGAGGCGCCACCGCCACGGGAGCCCGAGCGCCAGCatcagcagcagcaccaccatccTCACCAGCAGCAGCGTCATCAAGAACCGGCAAGAAACGGCGTTCTTCCTGCTGCTGGCACCGGCGCCACGCCTCCCCAGGCGCCTGCGCTAGCCCTCGCCACAGGTGGTGCGGCAAGGGAGCACGCTGCCGCCACGGGTCCGCCGGCCGCGCCGGAGCCGCTGCCGTGGAGGTACAGGGAGTGCCTGCGGAACCACGCCGCGCGGATGGGCGCGCACGTGCTCGACGGCTGCGGCGAGTTCATGCCGTCCCAGGGCGAGTCCCCGGCCGCCGCGCTGCTCTGCGCCGCGTGCGGCTGCCACCGCAGCTTCCACCGCCGCGAGCCGGTGCTGGTCGCCTCGCCCACGCCGTCGCCCGCATCCGCCGTCGTCTCCCCCTCCGCCGCGGCGGCGGCCCCCAGCTCCCGGCCCATGCCGCTGCTCCTCGCCCCGCCGCACATGCACAAGCCGCGCCAGCACGTCGCCCCGCTCACGTCCCCGATGTCCGCGCACGTACCGGCCTCCCCGAAGTCGGCCCCCGCCGCGCTGGCCGAGTCGTCCAGCGAGGAGCTGCGCCCGCacccgcccccgccgccgccccctccGCCCTACCCGCAGGCGGCCGTCGGTGCGGGCGGGTCGGCCTCCGCGCCGCCGGCGCCGGGCAAGAAGCGGTTCCGCACCAAGTTCACGCCGGAGCAGAAGGAGCGCATGCTGGACTTCGCGCACCGCGTGGGGTGGCGCGTCCAGAAGCCCGACGGCGGGGCCGTGGACGCCTTCTGCGCGCAGGTCGGCGTGCCGCGCCGGGTGCTCAAGGTGTGGATgcacaacaacaagcacctcgcCAAGACCCCGCCCACCACGCCCTCGCAGCCTTTGCCGCCGcagcctcaccaccaccaccacgaccctcctcctcctccacaccaccagcaccaccacccgcACCCAGCGCAGCCGCagcacaaccaccaccaccatcagcaGCAGCATGATCCATGA